Proteins co-encoded in one Armatimonadota bacterium genomic window:
- a CDS encoding branched-chain amino acid ABC transporter permease, which yields MTLLLHATVNGLILGLVYALVALGLSFIWGVMDVVNLAHAEYLMLALYATYWLWALGRIEPALAVPVVVPLFFLAGWLTYHLLVRRILRAPLATQIFATFGLLFFLRYSAFAAFGPDVRGFLEAAAPPSVPVLGVPIAVPKLTAAGGALAAFAALALFLRRTKTGRALQAAAQNRDVALALGIPVERMYALAWGIAIASVALAGVLVFPFYQVSPTIGDAFLLVAFASVVLGGFGRVDGALVGGVAIGLVENVLGTLLAPSFKLLFVFVIFVLVLLVRPHGLIGEPA from the coding sequence GTGACGCTGCTCCTGCACGCGACGGTCAACGGCCTGATCCTGGGGCTCGTGTACGCCCTGGTGGCGTTGGGGCTGTCGTTCATCTGGGGCGTCATGGACGTGGTGAACCTGGCCCACGCCGAGTACCTGATGCTGGCGCTGTACGCCACGTACTGGCTGTGGGCGCTGGGGCGGATCGAGCCGGCCCTGGCGGTGCCCGTGGTGGTACCCCTGTTCTTCCTGGCGGGCTGGCTCACCTACCATCTGCTCGTCCGCCGCATCCTGCGGGCGCCGCTGGCCACCCAGATCTTCGCGACGTTCGGCCTGTTGTTCTTCCTCCGCTACAGCGCGTTTGCCGCCTTCGGCCCCGACGTGCGCGGCTTCCTCGAGGCCGCGGCACCGCCCAGCGTGCCGGTGCTGGGCGTACCCATCGCCGTGCCCAAGTTGACAGCCGCCGGTGGGGCGCTGGCGGCATTCGCGGCGCTGGCCCTGTTCCTACGGCGCACCAAGACCGGCCGGGCACTCCAGGCCGCGGCCCAGAACCGCGATGTGGCCCTGGCGCTGGGGATCCCCGTCGAGCGCATGTACGCGCTGGCCTGGGGCATCGCCATCGCCAGCGTCGCGCTGGCGGGCGTGCTGGTCTTCCCCTTCTACCAGGTCTCGCCGACCATCGGCGACGCGTTCCTGCTGGTGGCGTTCGCCAGCGTGGTGCTGGGCGGCTTCGGCCGCGTGGACGGCGCGCTGGTCGGCGGTGTGGCCATCGGGCTGGTCGAGAACGTGCTGGGCACGCTGCTGGCGCCGTCGTTCAAACTGCTGTTCGTCTTCGTGATCTTCGTCCTCGTCCTGCTGGTGCGCCCCCACGGGCTCATCGGCGAACCCGCATGA
- a CDS encoding branched-chain amino acid ABC transporter ATP-binding protein/permease — translation MTTQPAAWPPPAAGSARALANPPAWAVLAVGAALALVPPGVRDAFFLNAMITVFLFGTVAQAWNLIGGYAGQISFGHAVFFGLGAYTAAVLLKEVGLSPWLGMWVGAGIATLVSLAIGYPTFRLRRHFFALATLALGEIVRILFLNWPLVGAAVGYYLPLEYRNRPGYLMWDAKAPYYLASLALFAAVTLTVGLLDRRRVGVYLRAINQDEDAAAMLGLPTRRYKLYAMGLSAAFTALAGTLYALYVLYIDPYNVMPGRLSLLAVVIALIGGRATVTGPVLGAFFIVLLNEYTRSWLGGGGRGVDFILFGALVMLVSIREPGGLVGWLVRAGARAQPAADSEAALSPPAADMPSAHASPARPGDAHTAHPDATPAAPTADADAPPAIPAVPSAAPVVPSATSVVLRIAGLSKRFGGVQAVRDVSLEIFRGEICGLIGPNGAGKSTLFDCVTGFTRPDAGAVYLAEVPLTGREPHRVAWAGVARTFQTIRIFPELTTWENMLCAQEHRAESLWTASTRPTPPQVQQRARGLLEQFGLWPLRDLPAGALSYGQQKLLSLAMAVLRAPRLVLLDEPAAGVNPVLVDAIARHIRRLNAAGITFLVIEHNMDLIMHLAHRVVFMAGGEIVAVGPPEAIQANATVRELYYGR, via the coding sequence ATGACCACCCAACCCGCTGCGTGGCCCCCGCCGGCGGCGGGCAGCGCCCGCGCGCTGGCCAACCCGCCGGCCTGGGCGGTGCTCGCCGTCGGGGCGGCCCTGGCCCTGGTGCCGCCGGGCGTGCGCGACGCCTTCTTCCTCAACGCGATGATCACGGTCTTCCTGTTCGGCACCGTCGCGCAGGCCTGGAACCTCATCGGCGGTTACGCCGGACAGATCTCCTTCGGGCATGCGGTCTTCTTTGGCCTGGGCGCCTACACGGCGGCCGTGCTGCTGAAGGAAGTCGGGCTGTCGCCGTGGCTGGGCATGTGGGTCGGCGCGGGGATCGCCACCCTGGTCTCGCTGGCCATCGGCTATCCCACGTTTCGGCTGCGCCGGCACTTCTTCGCGCTGGCGACGCTGGCGCTGGGCGAGATCGTGCGCATCCTCTTCCTCAACTGGCCGTTGGTCGGCGCGGCCGTGGGCTACTACCTGCCGCTGGAGTACCGAAACCGGCCGGGGTACCTCATGTGGGACGCCAAGGCGCCTTACTACCTCGCGAGCCTGGCGCTGTTCGCGGCCGTCACGCTGACCGTGGGGCTGCTCGATCGCCGTCGGGTTGGCGTCTACCTGCGGGCCATCAACCAGGACGAAGACGCCGCCGCGATGCTCGGACTGCCCACGCGCCGCTACAAGCTCTACGCCATGGGGCTGTCGGCGGCGTTCACGGCGCTGGCCGGCACGCTCTACGCCCTGTACGTGCTCTACATCGACCCCTACAACGTGATGCCGGGCCGTCTGTCGCTGCTGGCGGTCGTCATCGCCCTGATCGGCGGCCGCGCCACGGTCACGGGCCCGGTGCTGGGCGCGTTCTTCATCGTGTTGCTCAACGAGTACACGCGGTCGTGGCTGGGGGGCGGGGGCCGTGGCGTCGACTTCATCCTGTTCGGCGCGCTGGTGATGCTCGTCTCCATTCGCGAACCGGGCGGACTGGTCGGCTGGCTCGTCCGCGCCGGCGCCCGGGCCCAGCCCGCCGCCGACAGCGAGGCTGCCCTGTCGCCACCTGCCGCCGACATGCCGTCCGCGCACGCCTCACCCGCGCGCCCGGGGGACGCCCACACCGCGCATCCCGACGCCACACCCGCCGCCCCGACTGCAGACGCCGACGCGCCGCCCGCGATACCGGCCGTGCCGTCCGCGGCGCCGGTCGTGCCGTCCGCGACCTCGGTCGTGCTGCGCATTGCAGGCCTCTCCAAGCGCTTCGGGGGCGTGCAGGCGGTGCGGGACGTGTCGCTCGAGATCTTCCGCGGCGAGATCTGCGGCCTCATCGGTCCCAACGGCGCCGGGAAGTCCACCCTGTTCGACTGCGTGACGGGATTCACCCGCCCCGACGCGGGCGCGGTGTACCTGGCCGAGGTCCCGCTCACCGGCCGCGAACCTCACCGCGTGGCCTGGGCAGGGGTCGCCCGCACGTTCCAGACGATCCGCATCTTCCCCGAGCTGACCACGTGGGAGAACATGCTGTGCGCCCAGGAGCACCGGGCGGAGAGCCTGTGGACCGCCTCGACCCGCCCCACCCCGCCCCAGGTCCAGCAGCGCGCCCGCGGGCTGCTGGAGCAGTTCGGGTTGTGGCCGCTGCGCGACCTGCCGGCCGGTGCGCTCTCCTACGGGCAGCAGAAGTTGCTGTCCCTGGCCATGGCGGTGCTGCGCGCGCCCCGCCTGGTGTTGCTCGACGAACCGGCCGCGGGTGTGAATCCCGTGCTGGTGGACGCCATCGCCCGGCACATCCGCCGTCTGAACGCTGCCGGCATCACGTTCCTGGTCATCGAGCACAACATGGACCTGATCATGCACCTGGCGCACCGCGTGGTGTTCATGGCGGGCGGCGAGATCGTCGCGGTCGGCCCGCCCGAGGCCATTCAGGCCAACGCCACGGTCCGGGAGCTGTACTACGGCCGATGA
- a CDS encoding ABC transporter ATP-binding protein, whose product MSQPQHPPDLPAGPPAGAATAPPAVTAPGRSTAPPLLEVVDVHAGYDRREVLRGVSLVVHPAEIVAMIGPNGAGKSTLLKTVFGYLTPSAGDVRFQGASIAGRTPPEILRRGVCYVMQGYSILPNLTVEENLELGAYIRTDRRVRDDVARLYDLFPILRARRRQPARVLSGGERRMLELARVLLLEPRLVLLDEPTIGLAPKVIDEVYGIVHDLRARGIALLIVEQNARMALRHADRAYVLEQGRIRFEGSGEEILHHPEVQRAYLGSRA is encoded by the coding sequence ATGAGCCAGCCCCAGCACCCCCCGGACCTCCCTGCCGGCCCGCCCGCCGGGGCGGCGACGGCGCCCCCGGCCGTCACGGCACCGGGCCGCAGCACCGCGCCGCCGCTGCTCGAGGTCGTCGACGTGCACGCCGGCTACGACCGACGCGAGGTGCTCCGCGGGGTCAGCCTGGTGGTGCACCCGGCGGAGATCGTGGCGATGATCGGCCCCAACGGTGCGGGGAAGTCCACGTTGCTGAAGACGGTGTTCGGCTACCTGACGCCCTCGGCGGGCGACGTGCGCTTCCAGGGCGCGTCGATCGCCGGCCGCACCCCGCCGGAGATCCTCCGCCGCGGCGTCTGCTACGTGATGCAGGGCTACAGCATCCTGCCCAACCTCACCGTCGAGGAGAACCTGGAGCTGGGCGCCTACATCCGCACCGACCGCCGCGTCCGCGACGACGTCGCCCGCCTGTACGACCTCTTCCCCATCCTGCGCGCCCGGCGACGGCAGCCTGCCCGGGTGCTGTCGGGCGGCGAGCGCCGCATGCTGGAGCTGGCGCGGGTGCTGCTGCTCGAGCCCCGGCTGGTGCTGCTCGACGAGCCCACCATCGGGCTCGCGCCAAAGGTCATCGACGAAGTCTACGGCATCGTGCACGACCTGCGCGCCAGGGGCATCGCGCTCCTCATCGTCGAGCAGAACGCGCGCATGGCCTTGCGTCACGCCGATCGGGCCTACGTGCTGGAACAGGGCCGCATCCGGTTCGAGGGGAGCGGCGAGGAGATCCTGCACCACCCCGAGGTCCAGCGGGCCTACCTGGGCTCCCGCGCCTGA
- a CDS encoding uroporphyrinogen decarboxylase family protein: MTRRERVLRTLEGGHPDRPPVSFWRHFPDVDHDPVQLAETLVAFQRRYDLDLVKLMPSGVYGVEDYGCTVGAPDPATGAKRVLHTPVDGPDGWAVLERVLPPDRGARGRELRCLELVRRALRGGEDVPVLQTVFSPATTVAKAAGRDRWLALLRSDPAHAHRVLAAVARTEQAFVAACLAAGADGVFFATQLAGDGVLTEQEYATFGVPYDLVALAPLAGRQHLSVLHLHGARPLFHLFADYPLPIINWHDRRTSPDLVEGRARWPRGAVAGGLDERGVVHDGPAARIRDDVVATIRRTGGVRHLLAPGCVVPVTTPAEHLDAVRAAVAGLRA; encoded by the coding sequence ATGACCCGACGTGAGCGCGTCCTGCGGACGCTCGAGGGCGGGCATCCGGACCGCCCGCCGGTCAGCTTCTGGCGACACTTCCCCGACGTCGACCACGATCCGGTGCAGCTGGCCGAGACGCTGGTGGCGTTCCAGCGTCGGTACGACCTCGACCTGGTCAAGCTCATGCCCAGCGGCGTCTACGGCGTTGAGGACTACGGGTGCACGGTAGGAGCGCCCGATCCCGCAACCGGCGCCAAGCGCGTCCTGCACACCCCCGTGGACGGGCCCGATGGCTGGGCGGTGCTGGAGCGCGTGCTGCCACCCGACCGCGGGGCCCGCGGTCGCGAGTTGCGGTGTCTGGAGCTGGTGCGGCGGGCGCTGCGTGGCGGCGAGGACGTGCCGGTGCTGCAAACGGTCTTCAGCCCGGCGACCACCGTCGCCAAGGCGGCGGGCCGGGATCGCTGGCTGGCCCTGCTCCGCAGCGATCCGGCGCACGCCCATCGGGTGCTGGCTGCCGTCGCCAGGACCGAGCAGGCGTTCGTCGCGGCGTGTCTGGCTGCGGGTGCCGATGGGGTCTTCTTCGCGACGCAGCTGGCAGGCGACGGGGTGCTCACCGAGCAGGAGTACGCCACGTTCGGCGTGCCCTACGACCTGGTGGCCCTGGCGCCGCTGGCCGGCCGGCAGCACCTGTCGGTGCTCCACCTGCACGGCGCGCGGCCGCTGTTCCACCTGTTTGCGGACTACCCGCTACCGATTATCAACTGGCACGACCGGCGGACGTCCCCGGATCTCGTGGAGGGCCGCGCCCGCTGGCCGCGGGGTGCGGTGGCCGGCGGGCTCGACGAGCGCGGAGTCGTCCACGACGGCCCTGCAGCGCGCATCCGCGACGACGTGGTCGCTACAATCCGGCGCACCGGCGGAGTGCGGCACCTGCTGGCGCCGGGGTGCGTGGTGCCGGTGACCACGCCGGCGGAGCACCTGGATGCGGTCCGCGCGGCGGTGGCAGGGCTGCGCGCGTAG
- a CDS encoding twin-arginine translocase TatA/TatE family subunit has translation MGNVGPMEMLVILLVLLLLFGPSRLAGLGAAAGKTIREFRKAMSEVEEEITNPRRTHSDS, from the coding sequence ATGGGCAACGTCGGGCCCATGGAGATGCTGGTGATCCTGCTGGTGCTCCTGCTGCTCTTCGGCCCCAGTCGCCTGGCGGGGCTCGGTGCGGCCGCAGGCAAGACGATCCGCGAGTTCCGCAAGGCGATGAGCGAGGTGGAGGAGGAGATCACGAACCCCCGGCGGACGCATTCCGACTCGTAA
- a CDS encoding class I SAM-dependent methyltransferase: protein MASYWEDPEVVERFAARPPDARMVELLTGAPPHTRVLDLGCAGGRNTEWLARAGFDVWACDSAAAMVARTRARVAPYLGEAEARRRVQQCRMEDLHPFETGTFDLVVALGVYHEAADMAAWHRALAETARVLAHGGRLLVQQFSPRSDPTGQGIRRLADHVVEVPGPRLRRMVLLEPDELDALVASHGFAPLAPTTTTRRATDLGGFWVNVHGLYVRA, encoded by the coding sequence ATGGCGTCGTACTGGGAGGACCCGGAGGTCGTCGAGCGTTTCGCGGCGCGGCCTCCGGACGCCCGCATGGTCGAGCTGCTGACCGGTGCACCGCCGCACACGCGGGTACTCGACCTGGGGTGCGCGGGTGGGCGCAACACGGAGTGGCTGGCGCGCGCGGGCTTCGACGTGTGGGCCTGCGACAGCGCCGCGGCCATGGTGGCGCGGACGCGGGCCCGGGTGGCGCCCTACCTCGGCGAGGCGGAAGCCCGGCGACGGGTGCAGCAGTGCCGGATGGAGGACCTGCATCCGTTCGAGACCGGGACGTTCGACCTGGTGGTGGCCCTGGGCGTCTACCACGAGGCGGCGGATATGGCGGCGTGGCATCGTGCGCTGGCCGAGACGGCGCGGGTCCTCGCCCACGGCGGGCGGTTGCTGGTGCAACAGTTCAGCCCGCGTTCCGATCCCACAGGGCAGGGCATCCGGCGCCTGGCAGACCACGTGGTCGAGGTCCCCGGCCCCCGGCTGCGGCGGATGGTCTTGCTGGAGCCCGACGAGCTGGACGCGCTGGTCGCATCCCACGGGTTCGCGCCGCTGGCGCCCACCACGACGACCAGGCGTGCGACCGACCTGGGCGGCTTCTGGGTCAACGTCCACGGGCTCTACGTCCGCGCGTGA
- a CDS encoding aminopeptidase gives MRDPRVEKLAQVLLHYSLRVQPGHLVRISGIPTAAPLIEEAYRAALAAGAHVVVRVHLDGLDEIFYRHARDAQLRFVSPLAAQEVEVIDADLSIWGSSNTRALTSVDPKRLALRREATRGLVQRFLERAAAGALRWVGTQYPTPADAQEAEMSLAEYEEFVFTAGRLDHPDPVAAWEAVRHAQARVISLLEAKDVLHVRGPDVDLTVRVGGRRWINAAGEHNFPDGEIFTGPVEDATEGWIRFSYPAIYGGREVQGVRLRFAGGRVVEADAAKGQEFLRAMLDLDAGARVVGEVAFGLNERITRFTRNILFDEKIGGTMHLALGAGYPETGSRNTSGLHWDMICDLRTDTEILADGEVVYRDGRFLV, from the coding sequence GTGCGTGATCCCAGGGTGGAGAAACTGGCCCAGGTGCTGCTGCACTACTCGCTGCGCGTACAGCCCGGGCACCTGGTACGCATCAGCGGCATTCCGACCGCCGCGCCGCTGATCGAAGAAGCCTATCGGGCGGCGCTGGCGGCCGGCGCCCACGTGGTGGTCCGCGTGCACCTGGACGGGCTGGACGAGATCTTCTACAGGCACGCCAGAGACGCGCAGCTGCGGTTCGTCTCGCCGCTGGCTGCCCAGGAGGTCGAGGTGATCGATGCCGACCTCAGCATCTGGGGGAGTTCGAACACCCGGGCGCTGACCAGTGTGGACCCGAAGCGGCTCGCGCTGCGGCGCGAGGCCACCCGCGGACTGGTCCAGCGGTTCCTCGAGCGGGCCGCGGCCGGGGCGCTGCGCTGGGTGGGCACGCAGTACCCCACGCCGGCAGACGCCCAGGAGGCCGAGATGTCCCTGGCCGAGTACGAGGAGTTCGTGTTCACCGCGGGGAGGCTGGACCACCCGGATCCGGTCGCGGCCTGGGAAGCGGTACGGCACGCCCAGGCCCGGGTGATCTCGCTGCTGGAGGCGAAGGACGTGCTCCACGTCCGCGGGCCGGACGTGGACCTCACCGTTCGGGTCGGCGGCCGGCGATGGATCAACGCGGCGGGCGAGCACAACTTCCCCGACGGCGAGATCTTCACCGGCCCCGTGGAAGATGCCACCGAGGGGTGGATTCGCTTCTCGTACCCCGCGATCTACGGCGGTCGCGAAGTGCAGGGCGTCCGCCTGCGCTTTGCCGGGGGGCGCGTCGTCGAGGCGGATGCGGCGAAGGGACAGGAGTTCCTCCGGGCGATGCTCGACCTGGACGCCGGCGCCCGCGTCGTGGGCGAGGTGGCGTTCGGGCTCAACGAGCGGATCACGCGCTTCACGCGCAACATCCTGTTCGACGAGAAGATCGGCGGCACCATGCACCTGGCACTGGGGGCCGGGTATCCCGAGACGGGCTCCCGGAACACGTCGGGCCTCCACTGGGACATGATCTGCGACCTGCGCACGGACACCGAGATCCTGGCCGACGGCGAGGTGGTCTACCGGGACGGGCGGTTCCTGGTCTGA
- a CDS encoding glycosyltransferase family 39 protein, producing the protein MSPTTAEIGARRWLLAAVAMGSLLRLGLAVRVPLGDDELYYRLWAQHLAWSYPDHPPMIAAVVATSMRLVGDGPLGIRALGLVLTTLVPLAVYAAGRALHGEVAGQRAAWSVLLLPAFAVGGTFAFPDTVLALWWAVGLWCGWRALQRGGVWWVATGAAVGGALLSKLTGLALALGIGGAWLAARPRPRDPWLVAGVGVAMALCAPAVLWNLRHDWLLVQVTLGREPWTGSGTWVQRVALFAGGQLAYYGMLAPVLVAAVVAAARRARDVRWRYLAWTSLPLLAVMSAAALGGRTKPHWPAPAYLAAALALGGLEEAWTGRWGRWVRGAAAVTAALSAGLALAGLSPWGVAAVARGIGDWDRAAGVVARHAAALAGPVMVLADSYQAASHLAYRLEPRLQVIAVERAFLVWQRMDQWTGRHAVAVEEPGGTPLDLPRRCRRLRRLEDVTLGPGRVATVWACEGLRSP; encoded by the coding sequence GTGAGTCCGACAACCGCTGAGATCGGCGCCCGACGCTGGCTGCTGGCCGCAGTGGCAATGGGGAGCCTCCTGCGCCTGGGGCTGGCCGTGCGGGTCCCTCTTGGCGACGACGAGCTCTACTACCGGCTGTGGGCGCAGCACCTGGCCTGGAGCTATCCCGACCACCCGCCGATGATCGCCGCCGTGGTGGCGACCTCCATGCGGTTGGTGGGCGACGGCCCGCTGGGCATCCGGGCCCTCGGCCTGGTGCTGACCACGCTGGTGCCCCTGGCCGTCTATGCGGCGGGACGCGCGCTGCACGGCGAGGTGGCTGGACAGCGCGCCGCCTGGAGCGTGCTGCTGCTGCCCGCGTTCGCCGTGGGCGGGACGTTCGCCTTCCCCGACACCGTGCTGGCGCTGTGGTGGGCTGTCGGGCTGTGGTGCGGCTGGCGCGCGCTGCAGCGGGGCGGCGTGTGGTGGGTCGCCACCGGCGCCGCTGTTGGCGGGGCGTTGCTGTCCAAACTCACGGGCCTGGCGCTGGCGCTGGGTATCGGCGGGGCGTGGCTCGCCGCGCGACCGCGGCCGCGCGACCCCTGGCTCGTCGCGGGTGTCGGGGTGGCCATGGCGCTGTGTGCGCCGGCGGTGCTGTGGAACCTGCGCCACGACTGGCTGCTTGTCCAGGTCACGCTGGGGCGCGAGCCCTGGACGGGCAGCGGGACGTGGGTGCAGCGCGTGGCACTGTTCGCCGGCGGGCAGCTCGCGTACTACGGGATGCTGGCGCCGGTGCTGGTGGCGGCAGTCGTCGCGGCGGCGCGACGCGCACGCGACGTCCGCTGGCGCTACCTGGCGTGGACGAGCCTGCCGCTGCTGGCCGTCATGAGCGCTGCCGCCCTGGGCGGCCGCACCAAACCCCACTGGCCGGCACCGGCGTACCTGGCCGCCGCGCTGGCACTGGGTGGGCTCGAGGAGGCGTGGACGGGCCGGTGGGGGCGCTGGGTGCGCGGGGCCGCGGCGGTGACCGCGGCGTTGAGCGCGGGGCTGGCCCTGGCGGGACTCTCGCCGTGGGGTGTGGCCGCCGTGGCCCGCGGCATCGGCGACTGGGACCGCGCCGCCGGCGTGGTGGCACGGCACGCGGCTGCGCTGGCAGGTCCGGTCATGGTGCTGGCGGACAGCTACCAGGCGGCGAGCCACCTGGCGTATCGTCTGGAGCCACGGCTGCAGGTGATCGCCGTCGAGCGCGCGTTCCTGGTGTGGCAGCGGATGGACCAGTGGACAGGCAGGCATGCGGTGGCCGTGGAAGAGCCCGGCGGAACGCCGCTGGACCTGCCGCGGCGGTGTCGGCGCCTGCGCCGGCTGGAGGACGTGACGCTGGGTCCCGGGCGCGTGGCGACGGTGTGGGCCTGCGAGGGGCTGCGTTCCCCCTGA
- a CDS encoding uracil-DNA glycosylase: MSAGSRATSPHRDAPATLAALNETIVACRKCPRLIAYCRKVARAKRRAFRDWDYWGRPVPGFGDPAARVLVVGLAPAAHGGNRTGRIFTGDSSGTTLMGALYRTGFASQPHSVARDDGLRLVDLYLVAAVRCAPPDNKPLPIELARCRPYLVAELRLLERLQVVVALGRIAHDAVLAAARELGAALPRPRPVFAHGAEARLAWDGRTLVVIASYHPSQQNTATGRLTPAMLDAIFRRARALLTPSAPP; the protein is encoded by the coding sequence ATGAGCGCGGGATCGCGCGCCACCTCCCCGCACCGTGATGCGCCCGCCACGCTGGCGGCCCTCAACGAGACGATCGTCGCGTGCCGCAAGTGCCCGCGGCTGATCGCGTACTGCCGCAAGGTGGCGCGGGCGAAGCGCCGGGCGTTCCGCGACTGGGACTACTGGGGGCGGCCGGTGCCCGGGTTCGGCGACCCGGCTGCCCGGGTCCTGGTGGTGGGGCTGGCGCCGGCCGCCCACGGCGGGAACCGCACCGGCCGCATCTTCACCGGCGACTCCTCGGGCACCACCCTGATGGGCGCGCTGTACCGGACGGGGTTCGCCTCGCAGCCGCACTCGGTCGCCCGCGACGACGGGCTGCGCCTCGTGGACCTCTACCTGGTGGCCGCCGTGCGCTGTGCGCCTCCCGACAACAAGCCGCTGCCCATCGAACTGGCCCGGTGCCGGCCGTACCTGGTGGCAGAGCTGCGGTTGCTGGAGCGGTTGCAGGTGGTGGTGGCGCTCGGCCGGATCGCGCACGACGCGGTGCTCGCCGCGGCCCGCGAGCTGGGCGCCGCGCTCCCCAGGCCGCGGCCGGTCTTTGCGCACGGTGCCGAGGCGCGCCTCGCGTGGGACGGCAGGACGCTCGTGGTGATCGCGTCCTACCATCCGAGCCAGCAGAACACCGCCACGGGCCGGCTGACTCCTGCGATGCTGGACGCGATCTTCCGACGCGCCCGGGCGCTGCTGACACCATCGGCGCCTCCATGA
- a CDS encoding DUF1177 domain-containing protein, translated as MSWSHTLEAYDLLDSAHVTGERVAAVLRTRGADCQVERVEGAHGTTDVVRIFVPGARGRAGGGDARTLGIIGRLGGIGARPARLGLVSDADGAITAIACALKLADMRREGDVLPGDVILATHICPRALVRETPTVPMMMSPVDMAVLNAREVDPAMEAIISVDTTRGNRVINHKGIAISFPVKEGYILPAPDALLDLYQWVTGRPPVILPLTTQDITPYGTGLRHINSILQPATATRAPVLGLALTAETMVPGSATGASDAADIEVAVRFCLEVAKAFGAGTCDFYDAREFDELVARFGPMTRLQTTGQTLPG; from the coding sequence ATGAGCTGGAGTCATACGCTGGAAGCCTACGACCTGCTGGACTCCGCCCACGTCACCGGCGAGCGCGTGGCCGCTGTCCTACGGACACGGGGCGCGGACTGCCAGGTCGAGCGGGTCGAGGGTGCCCATGGGACCACTGACGTCGTCCGGATCTTCGTCCCCGGCGCCCGCGGCCGCGCCGGCGGGGGCGACGCGCGCACGCTGGGGATCATCGGCCGCCTGGGCGGCATCGGCGCACGGCCGGCGCGGCTGGGCCTCGTCTCCGACGCCGACGGGGCCATCACCGCCATCGCGTGCGCCCTGAAGCTGGCCGACATGCGCCGCGAGGGCGACGTCCTCCCCGGTGACGTGATCCTCGCCACGCACATCTGCCCGCGGGCGCTGGTGCGCGAGACGCCGACCGTCCCCATGATGATGTCACCGGTGGACATGGCCGTGCTCAACGCCCGCGAGGTGGATCCGGCCATGGAGGCCATCATCTCCGTGGACACGACGCGCGGCAACCGCGTGATCAACCACAAGGGCATCGCCATCTCCTTCCCGGTGAAGGAGGGGTACATTCTCCCCGCGCCCGACGCCCTGCTGGATCTCTACCAGTGGGTGACCGGGCGACCACCGGTCATCCTTCCGCTGACCACGCAGGACATCACGCCATACGGCACCGGGCTGCGGCACATCAACAGCATCCTCCAGCCCGCGACGGCGACCCGGGCACCGGTGCTCGGGCTCGCGCTGACCGCAGAGACCATGGTCCCGGGGTCGGCGACAGGAGCCAGCGACGCCGCCGACATCGAGGTAGCCGTGCGGTTCTGCCTGGAGGTCGCCAAAGCGTTCGGCGCGGGCACCTGCGACTTCTACGACGCCCGGGAGTTCGACGAGCTGGTGGCGCGGTTTGGCCCCATGACGCGCCTGCAGACCACCGGCCAAACCCTGCCCGGCTGA